Proteins encoded together in one Corallococcus caeni window:
- a CDS encoding DUF4291 domain-containing protein encodes MSAAREVRADFDRATIVMYQAYSDAIADVAVKQQKFGPPFSVGRMTWIKPSFLWLMHRSNFGRKSGQERTLAVRIKRSGWEEALASAVLTGYEPKPHGSPDAWRKAFESAPVHVQWDPERTLRGAGLPHDSIQVGLSRAVIQRFVDDWTVSITDLTPLVQKLRKHLDDGRADQATRLLPKESVYPVPPELARRLGM; translated from the coding sequence ATGAGCGCAGCCCGCGAAGTCCGCGCCGACTTCGACCGAGCCACCATCGTGATGTATCAGGCCTACTCCGACGCCATCGCGGACGTGGCCGTGAAGCAGCAGAAGTTCGGCCCGCCGTTCTCCGTGGGCCGGATGACGTGGATCAAACCCAGCTTCCTGTGGCTCATGCACCGCTCCAACTTTGGCCGCAAGAGCGGCCAGGAGCGCACGCTCGCGGTCCGCATCAAGCGCTCCGGCTGGGAGGAGGCCCTGGCCAGCGCCGTCCTCACCGGCTACGAGCCGAAGCCCCACGGCTCGCCGGACGCGTGGCGCAAGGCCTTCGAGTCCGCGCCCGTCCACGTCCAGTGGGATCCGGAGCGCACGCTGCGCGGCGCGGGCCTGCCCCACGACAGCATCCAGGTGGGCCTGAGCCGCGCCGTCATCCAGCGCTTCGTGGATGACTGGACCGTGTCCATCACCGACCTCACGCCCCTGGTCCAGAAGCTGCGCAAGCACCTGGATGACGGCCGCGCGGACCAGGCCACGCGCCTCTTGCCAAAGGAGTCCGTCTACCCGGTGCCTCCGGAGCTCGCCCGGCGCCTGGGAATGTGA
- a CDS encoding EVE domain-containing protein, producing the protein MATPRYWLIKSEPSVYAYAKLEEDGRTEWTGVRSFEARNNIRAMTPGDLCLYYHSNEDKAVVGVACVLSKPGPDPTAPGEDWASVDVGPVVAFTTPVTLATIKATPALKDFPLITRSRLSVTPTPAEHFELVLKMGKTKLPKTPASKPKAKPRARP; encoded by the coding sequence ATGGCGACTCCGCGGTACTGGTTGATCAAGAGCGAGCCCTCCGTCTACGCGTACGCGAAGCTGGAGGAGGACGGCAGGACGGAGTGGACGGGCGTGCGCAGCTTCGAGGCGCGCAACAACATCCGGGCCATGACGCCCGGGGACCTCTGCCTCTACTACCACTCCAACGAGGACAAGGCCGTCGTCGGCGTGGCGTGCGTCCTCTCCAAGCCGGGCCCCGACCCCACCGCTCCCGGCGAGGACTGGGCCTCCGTGGACGTGGGCCCCGTCGTCGCCTTCACCACGCCGGTGACGCTCGCCACCATCAAGGCCACGCCCGCGCTCAAGGACTTCCCGCTCATCACCCGCAGCCGCCTCAGCGTCACGCCCACCCCCGCCGAGCACTTCGAGCTCGTCCTCAAGATGGGCAAGACGAAGCTTCCCAAGACCCCAGCATCGAAGCCGAAAGCCAAGCCCAGAGCCCGCCCATGA
- a CDS encoding thrombospondin type 3 repeat-containing protein yields MHAHPFTAVVMAMGLACTPGTSSGIMADAGTLGPAARIHAPESAPTSPFKTSIVVPNREAPYDLEALNKLDTDGDGVPDGDDNCPNTVNVDQADKDKDGFGDVCEPKPIGVDTATTLSVSQSPARVGQPLTITLNVRNVGTATARSVVATLTTGVEFSFGSLAASQGKCSHDEWGNLRCQLGDLSVGASAAVNVVCTPRSTGSPKLEALAITDVLDRDANSGNDTPSLRLTILP; encoded by the coding sequence ATGCACGCGCATCCCTTTACCGCAGTGGTTATGGCCATGGGACTGGCCTGCACGCCTGGCACCTCCTCGGGAATCATGGCCGACGCCGGGACTTTGGGACCCGCGGCGAGGATCCATGCGCCAGAGTCGGCGCCCACGTCTCCATTCAAGACGTCCATCGTCGTTCCGAACCGTGAAGCGCCCTATGACCTCGAGGCGCTGAACAAGCTGGATACCGACGGGGACGGCGTGCCGGACGGGGACGACAACTGCCCGAACACGGTGAACGTAGACCAGGCGGATAAGGACAAGGATGGATTCGGGGACGTCTGTGAACCCAAACCGATTGGCGTCGACACCGCCACGACACTGAGCGTCAGCCAGTCACCCGCCCGGGTGGGCCAACCCTTGACCATCACGCTCAACGTGCGGAATGTCGGAACCGCCACGGCAAGGTCCGTCGTGGCCACCCTGACCACTGGCGTCGAGTTCTCCTTCGGATCGCTTGCTGCCTCACAAGGGAAATGCTCCCACGACGAGTGGGGCAACTTGCGCTGTCAGTTGGGCGACTTGTCCGTGGGCGCATCCGCGGCCGTCAACGTCGTGTGCACCCCACGGTCGACTGGAAGCCCGAAGCTCGAGGCCTTGGCCATCACCGATGTCCTCGATCGGGATGCCAATAGCGGGAATGACACCCCGTCCCTTCGCCTCACCATTCTTCCCTGA